The window tgcctgcatcctctggtctcctgctcatccctgccatGGCCATCAGCCATTGTACAGTTTGTCAAGTCTGGTCCCCATCctcaataaatattttaaattgtaacACTGTACGGCTAAATATCAGGTTCACCAGCATTATTCATTACTGTACATTCTGGCTTTAAACATGAATCCATTGCCGGCCCACAGTTACAATCTGgtttaaaagtttattgaaggaagaaccagacttgacagaATAATAGCTGATGGTGCAGGTGGGCAGAGAGAAGCAGAACAGAAGATTCAGGTAGTaaacagaccagaacaggcgatgtagATCTGGGAACCTGCAGAACTGCCAGAGCAAGTGATTGAAATTCatggggaaacaggcagaaatgcagcatgcagacacaggcaactttcttCAGAGAAGCAACAGAAGATTCCAGCTGCCtaagcacacaggaactggtagagtcaaagcacatgagatgggataaaacgagaagttctggcagggatgagttggctgaagcaggtGTACTGtatgtaggcaggtgaacaggtgaccagagttgataGTAactactggcagcaggtggagctcatctgggctaattgactgctggctgagctgattggactGTGGCTGGTTGCTTAGAGGTGACAGGGTgagaaagtccagaaaagtccaaagcaaaacaagcaGATAACACAAGGCTcttaaaaaaatcctgttttcaCCAAGGCATGTGAACATGGAGGAACAAGTAATGAATCAAGTTAAAAACTGTGTTCAAATTTGTTATAACACATCTTATTTACTTTAGCTGTTTCCCTGATTTATAAGAGAATCTTATAAGAGATTTTTCAGTATGAGTTAAACTGAAATTAGACACCTTTATTACAGGTTGCAGTtgttgaaggaaaataaaattaaattaaaatcggGATTCTTTGCGGCTCAATTAATTACAGACTACGATCACACAACTGCACACCAAGGTAAAAAGCTTATTTGTTACATGATAAATACGATGAAtatggaaaattaaataaacatatagagaatagtaaaaataattctaacagtAGTTTATTGGAGTACAGTGTTATAGTGCAGTTCGTATATCATATAACTGTTGAACCCTAACCAGGCAattcatgaacaaaaaaaaccacaatATTGCTTAGATGGGTGTGCTTCTTCACTGCTTTAGTAAACATCAGGAAGGTTTTTAACATTAGCAAACATTAATTATTTAACTGAATAAGAAATAATTATGATACCACTGCCACCATATAATAGCAAGGATGCTGAAACTGGAAAATCAATCAGCATGTTCAAAGATTTTCAAGTAATACTGCTCTAAGTGAGGTGTACAATTCAGCTGCATTATAAGCATCTGTAGGAGCCTCCCATTCATTCTCCTGCATTAGTAGTAGACACAGCTCAAAGACAGTCTCATCACAGGGAAACTGACTCTTGGGTGTGCACTCCTCCTTGCATACCGCAACCTCCTCCATGTCCACTGTTTTAAGACAGTCCTCAGCATCATACTCCTGAGGGACTGTGTACATGAGGATGGGTCGACCTCCAGCAACTTCTTGTCCAGGTCTTGGTCTGATATAGTGGGTATTCCATGTTCTCACTACTTCATTCACATCTCTCTAGGGATGAAAACAAAGGGTTAGGACAATATATAGGTAGATTATTGTTTGCAACAAGTAATGATAAAACTGAGGTCTACCTGGACCAGGTTGAGAAAGCAAAACTGGACTAAGCTTTTATCCAAAAAGCTCCCAGAGAAATGTCCATTCTCTTGAAGTGTTTTGAATATGTTCATCCAGAACtgaatgctttgttttctcAGAATTCCCCACCAGGATTCTATGCGCTGATTGGCAGTGCTCCGTCCATAAATGAAACTGCTGTCTTTGGCAAAACTGTCGGTGTGGTTTCTTCTTAGAAACACCTGCATGTTGGCAACATGTCCATTTTCAGTTCCATTGTCTGCCCGGATCCTCTCTGGACACCCACCCAAACGTGTGACACATTCTATAAAATAGTTGGCTATAACTTTTGGGTCATTGTTTGTTGTGTAAGCTTCCATCCATAAAACAAAACGGCTGAAGCCATCAATGCATCCATTAATCCCAATACCATAGGGTTTCAATTTATCATAAGAGTCCATGTGCCAAAGAGCGTTTGGGCCTTTAGTGTTGTACTGCCGCCTTCTAAGACGACGAGTTCTTCTAAGTTCCACACCCTCAGGATCAAGGAACTTGATGATCTGTCGTATTGTGTCCTGCTGTACCACAAGTCCATTCTGAACTGCCCGAAGATGCAACCAGCGATATCCTTGCATCTGTCCATCATGCTGTAGttcctgctgcagaaaagcTTTTACGTCATTCAGATCTGAATGGTGTTTTCTTCTGAACAGTCCCAGTTCACGGCATTGTCTCTTTAACGTCCGGATACTTAGCATTATTCTGTGATTCTGTGCCAATAACATTAGTATCTCTTTGTTACTAAATCCAATGGAGAAGTATAATTTAATTAGATCATCCGTCATGGGCGTCATTTCAGATCCAGGTCTGTGAagagataaaaataaagttacCATTTTTGCAGAATATTTTTCTACATTAAATTCACTAATGGTCTAGCTGTTGAAGTACTGTCAcactaaaaacataaaaaggactTAGTTAGTCcccttttaaaaagcaaataacTTTATATTCTATTTATCATCCCCATGCCTTACTGATATAAAAAGCTTATTGTAAGAAATAAATGAGAATAACATTAGAAAATATGCAAAACTTGCTGTCATGATCTATACATGTATAAAATCTAAGAACACCTTTTGTATATTAAAAATTACAACCCTTGAATTGCAATAATTCCTAAGTCAAGGATTCCCTGATAACTATTTGAGGACTTAAGCCAAAATTATTATGGCTTCAATTTGTTGCTATAGTAATGACATTGTTTGTAAGTTGTCATGATTATTGTGACAATACACAAGTGtgtttaattcaaaataaagcacattcaaatACATTAGAAGAAGCCATTGTGAGGCCTGACTGACATTTTTGGATgggttttttatatatatatatactgtacgtcagcaaacattttcagtttctgttttaatgctatGTACTAATGATCTTAAAAAATTGGACTAAAGAAAAAGAATGCAATTTCAGTATAATTTTAAATGAAGTGCACTAAAAGtataacttttttaaatttataaataatgcttctctgcatttttttcatCTACACTTTTCTGAGCCCATAGTTATTATTAGAGTATACTAACTTAATCACATTTTGGTAATCTACGTTTGTACCCCATCAAGTCTGTTTAATTCTAAATAAAGCACATTCATTAGCAAATTATGATTAGAAATTGCTACAGGAGAATGAAAATACGAGTAATTTTAGATAAAGTATAAAACATCCTCTCTAAACTAGgacaaaaatggctctttatcCTACATACTGGCCATATATGCCCTAAAGTGTTGCGGTTATCCTGctggaataaatgttttattcatgtgCTATTATCTTTTATAAATCACCACTCATAAACCTAGACCATTATCACTGCAATTCATATAAGGATCTCTCATCTGTTACCTTTTCCTCTTCCAAACGGTTGATGACTTCTTCTGGAACTCTGCGCTCACGAAGAAATTCGGACACAGTGGTCACTCCGCGCGTTTCTGTGAAGATGTAACACAATAGTGGATATCTAACAGTGGCAACAGGTTGACTGTCAATCTTGCACAGACGTGCACCACTTATTTGTTGTTTATCACACCACCCCAACATATTATCTATATAGAAGGATAACAAACAGTTGTCTTTGTATCAGAACATTATCTAACAATATTTAAACAGTTGGTGCCAAAGCTTAACAGACCGTGCTCGGAGCACCATGTCATTAGCGTTAACTAAAAGACTGGCTAACTGAGCTGTCTGCCAGAAAATTCAGATGTGACTTGTAACTCCCATGCATTAGTTACTACAGAAGCATAATGCCACCTACTTGATGCAGCCATGTGGAAGGTTCTTCCTCACAAACGATGATAAGTCCGAGGCGGATAATGTCAATTCTGCACCCGAGAGAAGTCAACCTCATCAAGGAAGAGAGAGCGCATGTAGCGACCGCAGACTTTGGGAAACGTCTAGAAGCGCATCTCGTTAATTTGCTACTTCAATCTCAGAGGACTTCAGGCATCATTTGTCAGAAATATCTGCTTTTAAAATATCAGCaaatttcagagtttttttctaataaattgCAGAGTTTTGTTCTTGCAAATTTCTGAATTAACAATGTCGGAAAATATCctactttaaatgttaaaaatatctgcctttaatcatgaaaatatttgatttatttccccACAAATGTGCGACCTATGAACGACCGAAATTTTCCGAGTTTTCCCTTGAAAATTTGTGAAATTAATCTCAAAACTTCTGAGTTTTTAGGAAGAGATTTGTGACTTTTCAGAATTAGAAAATTTCcgatttttttctggaaaatatgtgaaattaatctccAAATTTCTGAGTTTTTAGGcggaaatttactttttttttttttttttttggtctaaaaTGGCCCTAATACGCCGTcgtagtgtcctgtctggttgTGCAGAATTaagaattattgtcttaatgcaaaaaagagcccaacagattttactttcacaagtggagccttactgcatTCGCTATAgttgctccacttgatttatatatgcaagaagctttattatgatttatgctgggactatttcatgttcacaGAAAcgagaaggtagaagagaaaaaaaggagagttactgaaatatgtaaaccttttaattgcattataatttattaaatgagTCCGTCATCTGGTGGTGTTCAAATTCAGGTTAAGGGAACTTTATTCTCCGCCACTGGGCAAAAAGGACCTCCAAGATAGAGAACTAAGGTCAGAACCAACGCTGAACAAAAACGAACACAAAGGTCCGTCTCACATTTACCAATAAAAAAgactaaatattctgtggaccGATGAGacaaaagagaataaaaagccTTCAGTTTGAGCCATGAGCTCAACTCACTggggttatgcagcag of the Fundulus heteroclitus isolate FHET01 chromosome 12, MU-UCD_Fhet_4.1, whole genome shotgun sequence genome contains:
- the LOC118565120 gene encoding uncharacterized protein LOC118565120; translation: MQGYRWLHLRAVQNGLVVQQDTIRQIIKFLDPEGVELRRTRRLRRRQYNTKGPNALWHMDSYDKLKPYGIGINGCIDGFSRFVLWMEAYTTNNDPKVIANYFIECVTRLGGCPERIRADNGTENGHVANMQVFLRRNHTDSFAKDSSFIYGRSTANQRIESWWGILRKQSIQFWMNIFKTLQENGHFSGSFLDKSLVQFCFLNLVQRDVNEVVRTWNTHYIRPRPGQEVAGGRPILMYTVPQEYDAEDCLKTVDMEEVAVCKEECTPKSQFPCDETVFELCLLLMQENEWEAPTDAYNAAELYTSLRAVLLENL